The following DNA comes from Pseudomonas marginalis.
AGCGCAAAGGCGGTGAGGTTGCCGGTGAACATGAACGCCAGGCCCAGGCCCAGGGTTGCGAGGCCGAGCACCAGGTTGATCTTGTGCTGGCCGCCAAACTGTACCGGTGCGCCTTGGAACAGGCGGAACTTGTACTTGCCCGACAGCTTGCCGAACGCGATCACCGAACCGGAGAAGGTAATCGCCCCGATGGCCGCGCCGAGGAACAGCTCCAGGCGGTTGCCCGCCGGGATCGCATCGCCCAGGTGTTTGACGATGCCCAGGGACTGCGGCTCGACCACGGCGGCAATCGCGATAAACACCGCGGCCAGGCCGATCATGCTGTGCATGAAGGCGACCAGTTCGGGCATCTTGGTCATTTCTACGCGCTTGGCCATGATCGAGCCGGCGGTGCCGCCGACCAGCAGGCCGACGATCACGTAGCCGATACCGGCGGTGGCCAGCTCAGCGCCGAGCTTATAGATGAGGCCTACGGTCGTGAGTACCGCCAGCGCCATGCCGAGCATGCCGAACAGATTGCCGCGTCGCGACGTAGTGGGATGCGAAAGGCCTTTGAGGGCCTGGATAAAGCAGATCGACGCGATCAGGTACAGCGTCGTCACCAGATTCATGCTCATTACTTCGGCGCCTCTTCTTTTACTTTCGGGGCTTTCTTCTTGAACATCTCCAGCATCCTGCGAGTTACTAGGAAACCGCCGAACACGTTCACGGCCGCGAGGGCCACAGCCAGGGTGCCCATGGTCTTGCCCAGTGGCGTAACGGTCAGCGCTGCAGCGAGCATGGCGCCGACAATCACAATCGCTGAAATGGCGTTCGTCACTGCCATCAACGGTGTGTGCAGTGCGGGCGTTACGTTCCAGACCACGTGGTAACCGACATAAATCGCCAGCACAAAGATGATCAGGTTGTAGATACCGGGGGAGATAAGCTCTTCCATCGTCTGAATCCCTGCTTAGGCGTTTTTGCGGATGACTTGGCCGTCGCGGCACATGAGGCACGCGGCGACGATGTCGTCTTCGAGGTTGATTTCAAACTGCCCTTCCTTGTTGAAGACCAGTTTCAGGAAGTCCAGCAGGTTGCGCGCATACAAGGCCGACGCATCGGCGGCGACGGCGCCGGCGAGGTTGGTCGGGCCGCAGATGATTACGCCGTTCTCCACCACCACCTGGTCGGCGACGGTCAGCGGGCAATTGCCGCCCTGGGCGGCAGCGAGGTCGATGACCACCGAGCCGGGCTTCATCTGCGCGACGGTGTCGGCGCTGAGCAGCGTCGGCGCCTTGCGGCCGGGGATCAGGGCGGTGGTGATGACGATGTCGGCCTGCTTGGCGCGTTCGTGCACGGCCAGGGCCTGGCGTTGCATCCAGCTGCTGGGCATCGGGCGCGCGTAGCCGCCGACACCGACGGCGCATTCACGTTCTTCGTCGGTTTCGTAGGGGACGTCGACGAACTTGGCGCCAAGGGATTCGATCTGCTCTTTTACCGCAGGACGCACGTCGGATGCTTCGATCACCGCGCCCAGGCGTTTCGCCGTGGCGATGGCTTGAAGGCCTGCAACACCGGCGCCGAGGATCAGCACGCGCGCGGCTTTGACCGTA
Coding sequences within:
- a CDS encoding NAD(P) transhydrogenase subunit alpha, whose product is MEELISPGIYNLIIFVLAIYVGYHVVWNVTPALHTPLMAVTNAISAIVIVGAMLAAALTVTPLGKTMGTLAVALAAVNVFGGFLVTRRMLEMFKKKAPKVKEEAPK
- a CDS encoding Re/Si-specific NAD(P)(+) transhydrogenase subunit alpha — its product is MHIGVPLETQTGETRVAATPETIKKLIGQGHKVTVQSGAGLKASIVDSAYEAAGATIGSAGDAFGAELILKVVAPSDSELALIKSGTALVGMLNPLSNETIAKLAEQGITAFALEAAPRTSRAQSLDVLSSQANIAGYKAVLLAAHHYPRFMPMLMTAAGTVKAARVLILGAGVAGLQAIATAKRLGAVIEASDVRPAVKEQIESLGAKFVDVPYETDEERECAVGVGGYARPMPSSWMQRQALAVHERAKQADIVITTALIPGRKAPTLLSADTVAQMKPGSVVIDLAAAQGGNCPLTVADQVVVENGVIICGPTNLAGAVAADASALYARNLLDFLKLVFNKEGQFEINLEDDIVAACLMCRDGQVIRKNA